The Gemmatimonadota bacterium sequence CATCGAAGAGGGTGGATTTCGAGTGGGACGCGAGTGGTGCCCCTGTCTGGAGCGTGTGTTCAACGCACGCAGCACGGTCGGTGAGCGGTGGACACTCCTGGACGAGTACACGCAGTTCTTCCGGCTGGTCGATACCGCCCCATCGGGCCCGAGCGACCCTGGTTGGGCGTTCTACGAGCCTGCGAACGTGTGTCGGCAGTAGCCACCGCTACGGCCACCGCTCCACGGGAGCCGTGAACAGGACGTTCGGACGGCCTGGGCGGCCCATGCAACAGCCTGACGCAGATGCTCCCGGAGAGCGATCCCAGGGTGAACCACATCAGTTCACCCGCTGACTGTACGGTGCGTCGTCGTTGGTGGCGTCGGCATCCGGTTGCTCCCCCGTGACGGTCCACGTCGAGGTGTGGACACCCACGGTGGCGCCTTCGAACGAGACGGTGATGTCCACCTGTCCGCCGGGCGGGATGGATCCGACCTCGCAGGTGACTGCGCCTGCCCCGTCGAGCGCACACGTAGCGCCGCTTGCCGAGACGAAAGCCAGCCCGCTGAGCGGCGTCGACGACACGGTCGACCCCGAGGATTCGGTCGGACCGTGGTTGGTGACCCGGAACACGGTATCCATCGTGTCTCCCACGAACTGGTTGTCCTCCTGGGACACCTTGATCAGGGAGAGGTCCGCGGCGCCGTCGTTGTCCGTGATCGTGACCGGGACCAGCACGGGCGAGGAGGGGCTGCCTCCCTTCCCTGCGCCGACCAGCACGTGCCGGATGGTGTCCACGTGCGGACCTTCCACCCATCCATCGTCGATGGCTCGTGCAGCCATCAGGCGCGGAAGCATCCAGTCGATCAGGGGGATGTCCACGCGGCGTGTGCCGGAGGTCTGCGCCAGCGCGGAGCTCGCCTCGAGCACCAGGTCGCCGGTGGGCGGGACATCCCCCAGACAGACCCGATAGACCTCGGGCCCACCACCCTCGCTCAAGGCGAGCGTCGACGGCGTGGCATAGAGCGGCTCGGGTCCGGGTCGGTAGCCCACCAGCGCCAACAGCCCGGTGGGGTTGTGCAGGCGCCACGCTCGGTTGGGGCCGGTGTTGAGGCCGGACCAGGAGTCGAACGTCCCGCGCGGGACGAGCCCCTTTCCGCCGTCCGTGATCACCGGGATCACCTGACCGCACACGCCGCCCTGGAAGGGGGAGAGCGTGCGGACGGTGAGCTTCCCTCCGTACCCCACCGCGCCCGCGACCGACACCCGATCGTACGTCCCGGGCATGGTGTCGGCGACCTGGAGCACGAGCTCGCTGGCGGTGTCCAGGAAGAGAGATCCCGCGCTCAGGGTTCCGAGACGGGGATCGGGCAGGCCGGGCAGCGTGGCACGCTGGAAGCCCGGTTTCACGGTGGCCCCTTCGGAGAACACTGTTCCCAGGGAGCCGCCGCCCTCCAGCGTCCCCCCCACCATCCTCAGCGTCCCCTGCATCACGCCGGTGCGTTCCGATGTGAAGGTGCCGTCTTCCAGAGTCAACTCGCTTCCGGTGGCCACCGACACGAGACCGGCGTTCTGGAAATCGGGACCACCCCAGGCCTTGTAGACGCGTAGCGGCTGTTCGGTCGACACCGTCCCGGTGTTCAGGAACGACACCACCTCCATGCTGAACTCCGCGCCTCCGGTCAGCGCGAGCGTGCCGGAGTTCTCCGCGCCATACCACGAACCCATCTCCAGCTCGACCTGTTGACCGGGTTGGGCCTGGATCTCGACCTCACCGTGGTTCACCCAGGGGCTCTGACCGTCGTAGCTCCAGAAGTCGATCGTGTCGGCCGGTTCGGACAGCACCAGGCGGCCGCCCGCCTCCATCCCTCCCTGGATCTGCTTGACGCGGGTCGCTTCGATGTTGCCGCCGGTCGGGGCATTGAACGCCACGTCGGGAAGGTCCGTTCGCAGGACGGATTGACCGGAGCCACCCACCAACGACGGCAGGGTGCCTCCCGTCCACCAGAACATGCCGATGTCGGCGTGGATCCGCAGGGGTGCCGAGCCGCCGATGGTGCCTCGCAGGTGTCCGAACATCAGGTAGTAGTGATCGGGGTGCGACACCTCCACCTCCCCCGACCCTTCGGTCAGGATGAATCCGAGGTTCGTGAACCACGGGAAGGACGTCCCGACCTCGAGGAGGACGGACGTGCCCCCCGGGAGATACATGAAGCCGTAGTTGTCGTAGAGGTTGAACCTCAGGGTGGCTCCGGAGCCGCTGCCGCTCGTGTCGTTCAGGTCGAGGGTGCCGTAATTCTCGAAGTACGTGGGGAGGAAGGTCGACGGGTGGCCGTGGGGAGAGCCTCCCAGGTACTCGCCTCCGGACACATCCATGTCGAGTCGGCCGTTGACCTCGATCAGCAGGTTCCGCTTGATGAGCAGATCGTCCTCCGTTTCCACGGTCGCCCAGGCCCCGGTCCCGCCGATCTTCAGGTTGTTGACCGTTACCGGCGCGCCGATCTCCACGTCGTACGTACCCGACGCATCGATGCACACGTTGTCGGTCTCCGTCGGGACTCCCGCCGGCGTCCATGCACCCGCGTCGTCCCAGTCTCCGTCCACGCCTGTGGTCCACGAGCGGGTGCAGGTGAAGGAGACCCGCGGCGATGCGGTAGCGACGAGCGGAAGGGTCTCCGACGAAGCGTCACCGGTGAGATCGGGCGCCGTGGGAGGCTCCGCGCACGCCGTCAGCGCCATCAGGCACGTCGTCCATCCCAGAAACCGCCGCATCGTCCCACCTGGTCGTGAGCTCGGGGCCCGCCGATGCGCGCCCTCTCCGCCCACGGCGACGGATGGCTCCCCGGATGGACACGGCCAGGTGCGCGGGGACAGGCTCGCTGCGCGGAGTTCCCCGCGCGGGCGTCGCGCCGGACGCCACGAACCCGCGCAGCGCCGCCGAACGACCCTGGGTCCCGCGAGCGCGCCCTGGGTCCCCTAGCGGCGCGCCTCCGCTGGATCGCCACGGTCCCCCCGCAGCGCCTTCCCCGGCATCACCCCTTCCACGACCCGGCCGTCCCGCACCACCATCACGCCGTCCACCAGCACCGCCGCGATCCCTGCGGGCGCCAGGAGCGGTTCCCGGTAGGTGGCCCGGTCGACGACCGTCCCAGGATCGAACAGCACCAGGTCAGCGTCGGCCCCGACCTGGACCCGACCCTTCCGGCGCATGGCGGGAACACGCCGGGCCAGGTGGTTCGCCGGGTCGAGGCTCATCTTCCGCAGCGCGTCCATGAGCGGCATCACCCCTTCCTCCCGCACGTACCGGCCGAGCACGCGGCTGTTGGTGCCGGCCACACGCGGGTGGGTGAAGCCTCCGTCCCAGGCGCCGTCGCTGGCGATCATGGGAAGCGGGTGCGCCAGACAGGCGCGCACCGCGGCTTCCTGCCGCTCGGGGTCGCTCGGATGGATGATGATGAACCCGCCCTGCTCGCGGTACTTGCCGTAGCTCTCCCGGGTGAGGCGCTCTCCGGTCGGGGGCCACTCGTAGCGCTGGAACGATTCGTCGGGCCACTCCTTCCAGTCGTCCGAGGATCCGGAGTCGATGAAGGTGCTGGCGGCGATGTAGGGGTAGCATTCCGTGGTGACCGCCAGACCGGTCACCCTCCCCCGGTCGATGAACTCGAGCGCCGGGTCCACGAACGCGCCGAAGTGGGATTGCAGGTGCTTGATGTGGATGTCGCCGCCCCAGCGCAGCGCCCCCATCAGCACCTCGTACAGCTCATCCCACTCCCGTACCGCGTCGAAGTCGCGGAGGTGGACGTGGGACGGAGCCTCGTACGCTGCGGCGAGCTCGAACATCCGGAGGATCTCCGAGTGCGTGGCTCCGGGCGTGTAGGCGATCCCGAAGCCGATGCCGATCGCGCCCTCCTGGAGGCCCCGTTCGACGAGCACGACGAGCGAGTCCAGCTCCGGATCGGTCAAGGCCCGCTGGTCGAGCTCGGGTGAGGCGCGGGTCGTCGGGAGGGTGGGCCAGTCGGAGACGCCGTACAGCTCGGCGACCGCGTCGCCCTGGGCCACGCGCCTCAGGACCTGGTGGTCCACGGCGGCGCCGAAGTGGAGGAGCGCCCGGCCTTCGAGCGCCCCGTAGTACTTCTCCACGTCCAGGGCGCCGCTCTCCAGGTTGAGTACGGAGGTCACGCCGTCTGCCGCGCGCAGCCGGAAGAGGTCGTCGCCGTGCTGATAGGTGTTGAGGTCGATGAAGCCTGGAGCCACGACAAGGCCCGTCGCGTCCACCGTGTCGGCCCCGTCCAGGGGAGCCTCGCTGACCGCCTGGATGGTGCCGTCCACGATGCCCAGGTGTCGGACGGCGTCGAGTCCGGTCTCCGGGTCCATCACCCGACCGCCGACGATGACCCGGTCGTAGCTCCGCCGGGGCTCACACGAGCCGAACGCCAGCAACGCCAGGAGCAGGAGTGGGCGAGCTGCGGTCATCCTTGGCATCCTCAGGACCCAGGGTGCGCGACTCGGGCCTGTGCGGCCCTCGATTCCAGCGGAATGGACGCCGTACCCGCACCCACGGCAACTGCAGGCGGACTCCGAAGCCGGGGTGGACTCGAGGAGCCCAGGGTGTGGAAGAAGCCACGCGTGGCTGTACACGCGTGGCCGTACCTGTCCAGCGTCGGGGGCGGGCACCCGCCGCGGACGCTACCCGCGGACCCCACACCCCACGAACTTGAGCGCATGGACGAGATCGACAGCGGCGGCCTGCGGCCGCGCCAGGACGAGATCCAGCCCGTGCTCGAACGGGTGATCGCGGAGGCCTCCGCCTACCTGGCGGGGTTGGACGATGCGCCGGCGCGTCGGGGTGATCCGGACGAAGTGCTCCGCCACTTCGACGAGCCTCTACCGGAGACCGGGACCGGGGCGCTGGCCGCGCTGGAGGACCTGATCCAGCACGGGGCGCCCGCGCTGCTCCACTCCGGCGGACCGCGCAACTACCACTTCGTGATGGGCGGCACCACCCCCGCCGCGCTCGGCGCGGATCTGCTGGCCGTGACCTACGACCAGGCTGCCTACGCGTGGCTGTCGTCGCCGCTGGCGACCGTGCTCGAGGAGCGCAGCCTGGAGTGGTTGAAACAGCTGTTCGGGCTGCCGGCGTCCTGGACCGGCGTCATGACCACGGGGGCCACCATGGCCAACTTCGTGGCCCTGGCGGCGGCGCGTCAGTGGTGGGGGGAGCGGACCGGGATCGATCCGGCGCTCCAAGGCCTCAGCGGCGCCCCACCGATCCCCGTGTTGACGAGCGGCTACGTGCACGCCAGCGCGGTCAAGGTCCTGGGTCTGCTTGGAATCGGGAGAGCTTCGCTCCAGACCTTCGAGCGCGATGCACGAGGGCGCGTGGATCTGGACGCACTGGAGGAGGCTTTCGTCTCCCTGCACGGCGCGCCAGCCGTGCTCGTCGCCAATGCCGGAGAGGTCAACGCGGGTGACTTCGATCCGATCGAGGCCTTCGCCGATCTGGCAGAGCGCTACGGCGCCTGGCTGCATGTGGACGGAGCCTTCGGCCTGTTCGCGCGTCTCAGCCCCCGCACGCGCCATCTGGTCGAAGGGGTCGAGCGCGCCGACTCGGTGATCACCGATGGACACAAGTGGTTGAATGTCCCCTACGACAGCGGGTATGCCTTCGTGCGGGACAGGGGCCTCCTCCAGCGCAGCTTCGCGTACTCGGCCGCGTACCTGCAACAGCCGGACGATCCCCGGCCCAACTTCGGCATCCTGGGGCCGGAGAGCTCACGGCGCGCGCGCGCGTTCGCGGTGTGGGCCACGCTGAAGGCCTACGGGAGGGAAGGGTACCGCACCATGGTGGAGCACCACCTCGACCTCGCCCAGCACCTCGCGCAACGCGTGGACGCGGCCCCCGACCTGGAGCGACTCGCGGACGTGCCGCTCAACATCGTGTGCTTCCGGTTCAATCCGGGCGGCCTCGACGAAGCGGCCCTGAACGAGCTCAACCGGGCGTTGGGCGAGGCCGTCCTGACCGACGGGCGCTACTTCGCGGGAACGACCGTCTTCGAGGGTCGCGTGGCGCTCCGTCCCGCGCTCGTCAACTGGCGCACGACCGGTGAACACATGGACGGGTTCGTGGATACCGTGCGTGAGCTGGGCCGGCGGATCCGGGCAGCGCGCTGACCCGCCGGCGTTGCAGGTCAGTTCTCGACGACCCGCACCGTGTCGAGGGCCAGGCGGACCTTCAGCCAGCTCGCCAGACGCTCGGTATCCTGGGCCCGTTGGGCGGCCCGCGCGTTCCCGTTCCAACGCACCATGAACGTCGGAATCGTGTCCTGCATCCGCGGGGGGGCGAGCGGGACGACAGTGGAATCCGCGCGCGCGCTGTCTGGGAGGAGGGGATCCGGGTCGGCCTCCGGTGGCGACTCCCGCATCTCGATGACGCGGCCGAAGGCGATGCGCTCGATCGCAGGATATTGCGTCGCGATCTCCCGGGTGATCTGCGCCAGGGGGATGGTGTCGCGCTCGAACAGCAGCAGCCGGCCTTCGAGCTCGCGGATGCGCTGGTCGCGTTCGGCCAGCGCGAGCGCGTTGCGTTCGTAGAGGTCCTGCACGATCCCCACCCGGAGCTCGCTGGAGAGCCGGCCCAACTCGCCGCGGATGTCCTGTGGCTGGTGGAGCCGGAGCGACGTGTTGCCCAGCCCCGCCTGCGCCATGCGCGTCTGGAGCTGCTCCTCCAGGAACCGCGGGACGGTGTCGCCCGCGAGGAACACCTCGATGCGGGACAACGAGTCGGCGTACTCCATGCGCTGATTGATGACGTCGACGCCGGGGAGGTTCAGGATGTTCTGCGTCACGAACTCCGCCGCGCGAGCGCGCCACAGGCTCTCCCGCACCACGCCGTAGAGCACCCAGGCAGACGGCAGGAGCACCACGGCGACGAACACCGCGATCCGGATGCGGACGCGTCGGCGGGCCTGTGCATCGATGAACTTCACGAACGGGAAGTGCAGGAACCGCACGATCATCACCGTCGAGATGGCGATGAAGATCGAGTTCAGGGCGAAGAGGTAGATCGCGCCGAAGAAGAAGGGCCAGTTGCCGTTGGCCAGACCGTATCCCGCCGTACAGAGCGGCGGCATCAGCGCCGTGGCGATAGCCACGCCGGGAATGACGTTGCCACGGTCGCGGCGGGACACACCGATGATGCCGGCGATGCCGCCGAACACCGCGATGAGTGCGTCGAGCAGCGTCGGACGGGTCCGCGCGAGCAGCTCGGACTGCACGTCTCCCAACGGCGTGATCAGGAAGTAGAGCGTGGACGTGAAGAGCGCCACCGCCACCATGACCGCGAAGTTGCGGACGGCCCGGCGCAGGACATCGATGTCGTTCATGCCCACGGACAGCCCGATCGCGAGGATCGGGCCCATCAGCGGGGAGATGAGCATGGCGCCGATGATGACGGCGGCCGAATTGGTGTTGAGGCCGATGCTCGCGATGAAGATCGAGCAGACCAGCACCCACACGTTCGGCCCGCGGAAGACCATGTCCTTATGGATGGTCTCGATGGTGCCGTCGATGTTGGCGTCGTCGCGGATGTCGAGGGTGCGGTTGAGGAACCGCCGTACTCCCCGGACGAACACCCGGAAGCTGCGCTGCACCATCTCCGGCTCGGAGATGCCTCCGGCCGGCTCCTGCTCGGGCGGAGAGCCCGTCGCGCTGGTCATGACACCTCCGTCGGGCGGACGCGGGGGACCGATGGCCACGTCCAACGGCCCGAACGAAGTACCCCCGACACGGATGTCGCAAGTCCTGGGCGGGCGCCGACCCGCGCCGGACCGCGGGCCGCGGCCTGGCCGGGCTTCGGTTCCGGGCCCCGCTGCGGGCCGCGACGTTGCCCGTTCCCACCCTTCCGGCCTATCTTCCCAGACTTGGAACGATCGTTCGAACGAATCGCTGGGAGGGGCCCCGCATGGCGAAGCAGCTCACGCCCGAGGAGGCGCGCGCCGAGGAGGAGATGAAGGCCAAGGTGGCCGACGGGTTCGTGGTCGAGTCGTTGGCCGACATGACCCCCGGCTACCGGAAGGCCCTCATCGTCCAGTTGACCGTGCAGGCGGATACGGAGCTGATGAGCGCCCCCTCCTACTGGATGGCGGCGCGCTACGCGCCCTCCGCCAACACCCAGGTGAGCGCCCACGCCATCATCCAGGACGAGCTGGCCCACGCGAACATCGCGTACCGGCTGCTGGAGGACCTGGGCGTCTCCAAGGAGCACCTGGTCTACGGGCGTGAGCCCCACGAGTTCAAGCACCCGTACGGGTTCGACCAGCCGCTCGACAACTGGGGCGAGCTGGTGGTCGCGAACGGCTTCTTCGATCGCGCCGGGATCACGCTGCTGTCCGACGTCCACCGCAACACGTCCTACGGCCCGCTCAAGCGGGCCCTGGTCAAGGTGGACATGGAGGAGACCTTCCACCTGCGGCACGGGGAGGTCTGGATGCGCCGCCTCGCCAAGGCCGGAGGCGAAGCGCGCGAGGTGCTCCAACGGGCGGTGGACTGGATGTTCCCCATGACGCTGGAGTGGTTCGGGCTCCCCGACGACATGAAGCGTCACTCCGGGCAGCTCGACTACAAGCTCAAGGGCCTCTCCAACGATCAGCTGCGCCAGGTGTGGATGTCGGCCACGGTGCCGCTGGCGGAATCGCTGGGGCTGAAGGTGCCCGCCCACTACGACGAAGCCAGCGAGAGCTACGTCATCGACTTCCCCTTCCCGTGCCAGTACGACGCCCAGGCCAAGGTCTGGGACTTCGACGGCGGGCAGATCTCCTGGGACACGGTCTTCGAGCGGTGGAAGCAGCGTGGCCCCATGAACGAGATCTACGTGGATTCCGTCCGGCGCTCGCGCACGCAGGTGGGCAAGTGGCTGAACGGCACCCGCGCGGCGTAGGGCGGATCGCCATGCGACCCGCGTTCCCCGCAGGGCGCCTGGAGGCCCGGTGACGGTCGAGCTTCCCGTCCTGCGCGTCCCCACGTCGGCGATCCCCGCGCACGTCCAGTCCCATGCGTCCGGCGGACGCGACCGGTGGACGGACCCGCTCCCGGAGCGGCCTGCGGACCCGGAGGCGGAGGTGTGGCGGGTGCTCACCGAGGTGCTGGATCCGGAGATCCCCATCAGCCTCGTGGATCTGGGATTGATCTACGGGGCGGAGTATCGGGACGGAGCGGTGCGCATCCGGCTCACCTACACCGCCACCGGATGCCCCTGCATGGAGTTCATCCGCGAGGACATCACGGACCGGCTCACGCGCGAGCCCTGGATCCGGACCGTGGAGCTGGACGAGGTCTGGGATCCGCCGTGGACCCGTGAACGCATCACCGAACGAGGCCGGCGTCAGCTCCGGTCGCTGGGAGTGGGGTGACATGTTGGAGACGGTCTATGACGTCTTCGCCCGCAAGACGCGCGGCGAGCCTCTGCGTCACATCGGCTACGTGGATGCGTTCGACGACGAGCTCGCGCGGGTCTACGCCTGGAAGACGTACGACGAGGAGAGCTGGTTCGAAATGTGTATCGTGCGCCGCTCGGCGATCCTGCCGGTGAATCGTCCCGAAGCCGCGTTGGGCACGGGAGGTGGGGCATGAGCGACCGCGCAGAGGTGGCCCGCACCCTGGGCGTCTCCGAAGCGGCCGTCCCGGCCCTGGAGCGCCTCATCCTCACCCTGGCGGATTCCAAGCGCCTCATGGGGATCCGCTACTCGGACTGGCTCCTCGGCTCGCCGTCCATCGAGACCGGCATCGCCTGCTCCTCCATGGCGCAGGACGAATGGGGCCACGCCCGCCTGCTCTACGCCATGCTCAAGGAGCTGGGCCACGACCCCGTCACCGTCGAGCACGACCGCGCCGACGAGGCCTACGCCTCCGTGGACGGGCTGGATCTGCAACCGGAGAGCTGGGCCGGTCTGGTCGCCGCCTCCGCGCTGGTGGACGGTGCCATCCGTGTCCGGCTCGCGGACTTCGGCGAGGGCGCCTTCGAGCTGGCGCGGGGCCGCGTCCCCAAGATGCTGGCGGAGGAGGAGCTGCACCGCGACTTCGCCCAGGCCTGGTTCCGCCGGCTGGCGGAATCGACAGAGGCGGCTCCGGAGCTGAAGGCCGCCTGCGGGGCGCTCCTGCCCCGGACGCTGGCCTGGTTGGCCTCCGACGATGCCCACACGGCCGCGCTGATCGACGCCGGTCTGGTGGCGGGCACCGAGACCCGCGCGGCACGGTACGCGGCGGAAGTCGGGCCGCTCCTGGAGCGGGTGGGCATCGACCTGACATCGGTGGCGCCCGCCACGGACGGCTGGGACGAGGCGCGCGGTCGAGGCCCCGGTGGTCCGACGGACGACGCGCTGGAGCGTGCCCGCGGGGACCGCAACCGCGCGCTGTTCGTCGAGTAGCGGCGTGATCGAGCAGGTCACGCCCCCGGGGCTCCCCGAGTCGCCCCCCTGCCCCTTCTGCGAGGGCACGGAGACGGAGCTCTTCTCGGCGTTCGGCTCCCAGCTGTCGGTCTCCACCTACTGGTGCCGGAGTTGTCGCTCCCCGTTCGAGGTCATGAAATGGACCGAGCCGGGGAGCGGATACTCCAGGGCCGGACGCGAGCGGGATCGCTGCTGACCCGCCACACCGGGCCGTCGCGGCCCGGCTGCCGACGGGGCACGGAAGCGCATCTGCGCCCTGTGGCCACCGCTTGCGAGCGGCTTCCGCACAGGAACTCCTGGCGTCCTGGGCGGTCTTAGTCGGAGGTCCGGCCGAGTCGCACCACGCCGATCCTCCGTGCCACCCGAGACAGGAAGGCAAGGTCCGCCGCCATGCTCCGATCCGCTCTGCGTCCACTCGTGGTGCTTTCTGCCGGCGTGCTCGCCGGGTGTGGGGCCGCGAACGTGGAGCTGCCGCCCCCGCGCCCGTTGATCGTGCATTCAGGGGCGCGCCTGCAGCCCGAGCCCGAGCGGATGGCGGAGATCGACACGTGGGTGCGGGCCCAGAACCTCAACATCGAGCAGGACCCCTCGTTCTGGGTGATCAGCACGACGGCGCTCCAGCCCGTCCTGCCCTGGGCCCACCTGGAGGTGCTGTCGGATGACTCCGTCCGCATCGCGTACGAGGGCGGCGTGCCCGACATCGGGCTTCCCTATCAGCTCTACGCCCATTTCCACCTGATGGAGCGGCGGGGTGAGCTGGAGGAGTGGCTGCCGGAGGCGGCCGACGAGACGGGCTACCCGCTGGAGCGCGCCATCGTCAAACGCGTGGCCGACGCCTGGCTGTACGGACGCTCCGTGTTCGAGACCACGCCGTACGCGGCCTTGGACGAGCTGATCTACGCCAGTGAGAACGGCTACCTGGACGCGTTCCTCTTCACGGACCGACCCGATGAGTTCCCCGAGGCGCGCAACGCCTGGATCGCCGAGCATCCGAACGGGCTCGAGGAGTATCGGACGTGGTTCGAGGACACGTTCGATCGCCCACCGCCGGGCCTGCGGGGCGAGGAGACGGGCGGCGCCGGCTGAGGAGCCCTCAGGGGCCTTCGACCTGCCATTTGAGCCA is a genomic window containing:
- a CDS encoding DUF389 domain-containing protein, with the translated sequence MTSATGSPPEQEPAGGISEPEMVQRSFRVFVRGVRRFLNRTLDIRDDANIDGTIETIHKDMVFRGPNVWVLVCSIFIASIGLNTNSAAVIIGAMLISPLMGPILAIGLSVGMNDIDVLRRAVRNFAVMVAVALFTSTLYFLITPLGDVQSELLARTRPTLLDALIAVFGGIAGIIGVSRRDRGNVIPGVAIATALMPPLCTAGYGLANGNWPFFFGAIYLFALNSIFIAISTVMIVRFLHFPFVKFIDAQARRRVRIRIAVFVAVVLLPSAWVLYGVVRESLWRARAAEFVTQNILNLPGVDVINQRMEYADSLSRIEVFLAGDTVPRFLEEQLQTRMAQAGLGNTSLRLHQPQDIRGELGRLSSELRVGIVQDLYERNALALAERDQRIRELEGRLLLFERDTIPLAQITREIATQYPAIERIAFGRVIEMRESPPEADPDPLLPDSARADSTVVPLAPPRMQDTIPTFMVRWNGNARAAQRAQDTERLASWLKVRLALDTVRVVEN
- a CDS encoding Phenylacetic acid catabolic protein — protein: MAKQLTPEEARAEEEMKAKVADGFVVESLADMTPGYRKALIVQLTVQADTELMSAPSYWMAARYAPSANTQVSAHAIIQDELAHANIAYRLLEDLGVSKEHLVYGREPHEFKHPYGFDQPLDNWGELVVANGFFDRAGITLLSDVHRNTSYGPLKRALVKVDMEETFHLRHGEVWMRRLAKAGGEAREVLQRAVDWMFPMTLEWFGLPDDMKRHSGQLDYKLKGLSNDQLRQVWMSATVPLAESLGLKVPAHYDEASESYVIDFPFPCQYDAQAKVWDFDGGQISWDTVFERWKQRGPMNEIYVDSVRRSRTQVGKWLNGTRAA
- a CDS encoding aspartate aminotransferase family protein; this encodes MDEIDSGGLRPRQDEIQPVLERVIAEASAYLAGLDDAPARRGDPDEVLRHFDEPLPETGTGALAALEDLIQHGAPALLHSGGPRNYHFVMGGTTPAALGADLLAVTYDQAAYAWLSSPLATVLEERSLEWLKQLFGLPASWTGVMTTGATMANFVALAAARQWWGERTGIDPALQGLSGAPPIPVLTSGYVHASAVKVLGLLGIGRASLQTFERDARGRVDLDALEEAFVSLHGAPAVLVANAGEVNAGDFDPIEAFADLAERYGAWLHVDGAFGLFARLSPRTRHLVEGVERADSVITDGHKWLNVPYDSGYAFVRDRGLLQRSFAYSAAYLQQPDDPRPNFGILGPESSRRARAFAVWATLKAYGREGYRTMVEHHLDLAQHLAQRVDAAPDLERLADVPLNIVCFRFNPGGLDEAALNELNRALGEAVLTDGRYFAGTTVFEGRVALRPALVNWRTTGEHMDGFVDTVRELGRRIRAAR
- a CDS encoding Phenylacetic acid catabolic protein codes for the protein MSDRAEVARTLGVSEAAVPALERLILTLADSKRLMGIRYSDWLLGSPSIETGIACSSMAQDEWGHARLLYAMLKELGHDPVTVEHDRADEAYASVDGLDLQPESWAGLVAASALVDGAIRVRLADFGEGAFELARGRVPKMLAEEELHRDFAQAWFRRLAESTEAAPELKAACGALLPRTLAWLASDDAHTAALIDAGLVAGTETRAARYAAEVGPLLERVGIDLTSVAPATDGWDEARGRGPGGPTDDALERARGDRNRALFVE
- a CDS encoding DUF11 domain-containing protein, translating into MALTACAEPPTAPDLTGDASSETLPLVATASPRVSFTCTRSWTTGVDGDWDDAGAWTPAGVPTETDNVCIDASGTYDVEIGAPVTVNNLKIGGTGAWATVETEDDLLIKRNLLIEVNGRLDMDVSGGEYLGGSPHGHPSTFLPTYFENYGTLDLNDTSGSGSGATLRFNLYDNYGFMYLPGGTSVLLEVGTSFPWFTNLGFILTEGSGEVEVSHPDHYYLMFGHLRGTIGGSAPLRIHADIGMFWWTGGTLPSLVGGSGQSVLRTDLPDVAFNAPTGGNIEATRVKQIQGGMEAGGRLVLSEPADTIDFWSYDGQSPWVNHGEVEIQAQPGQQVELEMGSWYGAENSGTLALTGGAEFSMEVVSFLNTGTVSTEQPLRVYKAWGGPDFQNAGLVSVATGSELTLEDGTFTSERTGVMQGTLRMVGGTLEGGGSLGTVFSEGATVKPGFQRATLPGLPDPRLGTLSAGSLFLDTASELVLQVADTMPGTYDRVSVAGAVGYGGKLTVRTLSPFQGGVCGQVIPVITDGGKGLVPRGTFDSWSGLNTGPNRAWRLHNPTGLLALVGYRPGPEPLYATPSTLALSEGGGPEVYRVCLGDVPPTGDLVLEASSALAQTSGTRRVDIPLIDWMLPRLMAARAIDDGWVEGPHVDTIRHVLVGAGKGGSPSSPVLVPVTITDNDGAADLSLIKVSQEDNQFVGDTMDTVFRVTNHGPTESSGSTVSSTPLSGLAFVSASGATCALDGAGAVTCEVGSIPPGGQVDITVSFEGATVGVHTSTWTVTGEQPDADATNDDAPYSQRVN
- a CDS encoding metal-sulfur cluster assembly factor; protein product: MTVELPVLRVPTSAIPAHVQSHASGGRDRWTDPLPERPADPEAEVWRVLTEVLDPEIPISLVDLGLIYGAEYRDGAVRIRLTYTATGCPCMEFIREDITDRLTREPWIRTVELDEVWDPPWTRERITERGRRQLRSLGVG
- a CDS encoding amidohydrolase family protein, which produces MTAARPLLLLALLAFGSCEPRRSYDRVIVGGRVMDPETGLDAVRHLGIVDGTIQAVSEAPLDGADTVDATGLVVAPGFIDLNTYQHGDDLFRLRAADGVTSVLNLESGALDVEKYYGALEGRALLHFGAAVDHQVLRRVAQGDAVAELYGVSDWPTLPTTRASPELDQRALTDPELDSLVVLVERGLQEGAIGIGFGIAYTPGATHSEILRMFELAAAYEAPSHVHLRDFDAVREWDELYEVLMGALRWGGDIHIKHLQSHFGAFVDPALEFIDRGRVTGLAVTTECYPYIAASTFIDSGSSDDWKEWPDESFQRYEWPPTGERLTRESYGKYREQGGFIIIHPSDPERQEAAVRACLAHPLPMIASDGAWDGGFTHPRVAGTNSRVLGRYVREEGVMPLMDALRKMSLDPANHLARRVPAMRRKGRVQVGADADLVLFDPGTVVDRATYREPLLAPAGIAAVLVDGVMVVRDGRVVEGVMPGKALRGDRGDPAEARR